In the Oxyura jamaicensis isolate SHBP4307 breed ruddy duck chromosome 18, BPBGC_Ojam_1.0, whole genome shotgun sequence genome, one interval contains:
- the DHRS7C gene encoding dehydrogenase/reductase SDR family member 7C isoform X2 — MGMLAVLALPLVILGISGIIYIYQSVIWLLSRSAVQNKVVVITDAVSRLGNECSRVFHTGGARLILCGRTWEKLEALYDALISVADPSMPFFPT; from the exons ATGGGCATGCTTGCTGTACTTGCCCTACCATTGGTTATTCTAGGGATCAGTGGAATTATTTATATCTACCAGTCAGTCATATGGCTACTGTCCCGGTCAGCAGTACAAAACAAGGTGGTGGTGATAACAGATGCTGTCTCTCGACTAGGCAATG AATGTTCTCGGGTGTTTCACACAGGAGGAGCAAGACTTATTTTGTGTGGCAGGACATGGGAGAAGTTAGAAGCCTTGTATGATGCTTTAATTAGTGTGGCAGACCCCAGCATG